One stretch of Sylvia atricapilla isolate bSylAtr1 chromosome 4, bSylAtr1.pri, whole genome shotgun sequence DNA includes these proteins:
- the LZTS3 gene encoding leucine zipper putative tumor suppressor 3 isoform X2: protein MATLETLPVLSDPAYPSPENFHGPFAPRYSQTIPKSTMGSVGSGVANDQEFAMKSVGTRTQSSGRQTEGGPRNGYSAREISNRYSGEEKTYKSEKVSNSLYINGDLRKSEKVKVDICGNVTANNEKNLPPPPQYREPSNPPKILPISGKLDQNLCPPQSNGMAENRKSLNHANSNSPSAPKGGLDKSSLNRTTNQGGGLSDSGRNSLTSLPTYGTGYSQHVGPMSASTSHINRIGTTYVEKNIVGYNGISTSDSGRSSSKSTSSFNRLNHLNETMPFHSPSTDDIIQDLEDRLWEKEQEVLQMRRNLDKSEAAIFQVFEEKQKIWEREMEDLRQNYANKLQQVSKKAQRAQQALQLQIFKLQQEKKKLQDDMGQLLQQREELEKKFVAFKKEQAEFLPKIEETKWEVCQKAGEISLLKQQLKDSQADVSQKLNEIVGLRSQLKEGKNFLREKEEQILTLKDSYSSKSVNLEICEGELQRKMSEVQVLREKLNHCELEVSGLKRTLASMGPAGSFGGDLGEKLRDPLACESDEAKMQRQSEDSVNTLRREVERLQTELKLERQQREQQVMDFEEERRTWQEEKEKVIKYQKQLQLNYVEMYQKNQLLEHKVNEMNTKATSPPHTEEKKTWTPSRLERIESTEI, encoded by the exons ATGGCCACGCTAGAGACGCTGCCCGTCCTCAGTGACCCGGCCTATCCCAGCCCGGAGAACTTCCACGGCCCATTCGCCCCTCGCTATTCCCAGACCATCCCCAAGAGCACCATGGGGAGCGTGGGCAGCGGCGTGGCCAACGACCAGGAGTTCGCCATGAAGAGCGTGGGCACCCGGACGCAGAGCAGCGGCCGGCAGACCGAGGGGGGGCCCCGCAACGGCTACTCCGCCCGGGAGATCTCCAACCGCTACTCTGGCGAGGAGAAGACCTACAAGTCAGAGAAAGTCTCCAACTCCCTCTACATCAATGGTGACCTGCGCAAGAGCGAGAAGGTGAAGGTGGACATCTGCGGCAATGTGACTGCCAACAATGAGAAGAACCTGCCACCGCCTCCCCAGTACCGAGAGCCCAGTAACCCACCAAAGATTTTGCCGATCTCCGGCAAACTAGACCAG AATCTCTGCCCGCCGCAGAGCAACGGAAtggcagagaacagaaagagCTTGAACCATGCCAACAGCAATAGCCCATCCGCACCCAAGGGTGGACTCGACAAGAGCAGCCTTAACAGGACTACAAACCAAGGCGGGGGGCTCTCGGATTCAGGCCGTAACTCGCTCACGAGCTTGCCCACCTACGGGACGGGCTACAGCCAGCACGTGGGCCCCATGAGCGCCTCCACGAGCCACATCAACCGCATCGGGACCACCTACGTGGAGAAGAACATTGTGGGATACAACGGGATATCTACCTCAGACAGCGGGCGGTCCTCCAGCAAGAGCACCTCGTCCTTCAACAGACTGAACCATCTCAATGAAACTATGCCTTTCCACTCGCCCTCCACTGATGACATCATCCAGGACCTGGAGGACCGGCtgtgggagaaggagcaggaggtgctccagatGAGGAGGAACTTGGACAAGAGTGAGGCAGCCATCTTCCAGGTGTTCGAGGAGAAGCAGAAGATCTGGGAGAGGGAGATGGAGGACCTGAGGCAGAACTATGCCAACAAGTTGCAGCAGGTCTCCAAAAAGGCTCAGCGGGCTCAGCAGGCTCTGCAACTCCAAATCTTCAAGctccagcaggagaaaaaaaaactccagGATGACATGGGACAACTCCTCCAGCAAcgagaggagctggagaagaaatTTGTGGCTTTCAAGAAGGAGCAGGCTGAGTTTCTCCCAAAGATTGAAGAGACCAAGTGGGAG GTGTGCCAGAAGGCAGGGGAGatctccctgctcaagcagcagctgaaggactCCCAGGCTGACGTCTCCCAGAAGCTCAATGAAATTGTGGGACTGCGGTCGCAGCTCAAGGAAGGTAAGAACTTCCTAcgggagaaggaggagcagatCCTCACCTTGAAGGACTCCTACAGCTCCAAGAGCGTCAACCTGGAGATCTGCGAGGGCGAGCTGCAGAGGAAGATGAGTGAGGTCCAGGTGCTGAGGGAAAAACTGAACCACTGTGAGCTGGAGGTCTCCGGCCTGAAGCGGACACTTGCCAGCATGGGACCCGCGGGGTCTTTTGGCGGGGACCTTGGGGAGAAGCTGCGGGACCCGCTGGCCTGTGAGAGTGATGAGGCCAAGATGCAGCGGCAGAGCGAGGACAGCGTGAACACCCTGCGGAGGGAGGTGGAGCGGCTCCAGACAGAGCTGAAGCTGGAGCGGCAGCAGCGGGAGCAGCAGGTGATGGACTTCGAGGAGGAGCGGCGCACgtggcaggaggagaaggagaaagtcATCAAGTaccagaagcagctgcagctgaactATGTGGAGATGTACCAGAAGAaccagctcctggagcacaAGGTCAACGAGATGAACACGAAGGCCACCAGCCCCCCGCACACCGAGGAGAAGAAGACATGGACTCCCTCCAGACTCGAGCGAATAGAGTCCACTGAGATCTGA
- the LZTS3 gene encoding leucine zipper putative tumor suppressor 3 isoform X1 gives MATLETLPVLSDPAYPSPENFHGPFAPRYSQTIPKSTMGSVGSGVANDQEFAMKSVGTRTQSSGRQTEGGPRNGYSAREISNRYSGEEKTYKSEKVSNSLYINGDLRKSEKVKVDICGNVTANNEKNLPPPPQYREPSNPPKILPISGKLDQSNEPLVRPSAFKPVVPKNFHSMQNLCPPQSNGMAENRKSLNHANSNSPSAPKGGLDKSSLNRTTNQGGGLSDSGRNSLTSLPTYGTGYSQHVGPMSASTSHINRIGTTYVEKNIVGYNGISTSDSGRSSSKSTSSFNRLNHLNETMPFHSPSTDDIIQDLEDRLWEKEQEVLQMRRNLDKSEAAIFQVFEEKQKIWEREMEDLRQNYANKLQQVSKKAQRAQQALQLQIFKLQQEKKKLQDDMGQLLQQREELEKKFVAFKKEQAEFLPKIEETKWEVCQKAGEISLLKQQLKDSQADVSQKLNEIVGLRSQLKEGKNFLREKEEQILTLKDSYSSKSVNLEICEGELQRKMSEVQVLREKLNHCELEVSGLKRTLASMGPAGSFGGDLGEKLRDPLACESDEAKMQRQSEDSVNTLRREVERLQTELKLERQQREQQVMDFEEERRTWQEEKEKVIKYQKQLQLNYVEMYQKNQLLEHKVNEMNTKATSPPHTEEKKTWTPSRLERIESTEI, from the exons ATGGCCACGCTAGAGACGCTGCCCGTCCTCAGTGACCCGGCCTATCCCAGCCCGGAGAACTTCCACGGCCCATTCGCCCCTCGCTATTCCCAGACCATCCCCAAGAGCACCATGGGGAGCGTGGGCAGCGGCGTGGCCAACGACCAGGAGTTCGCCATGAAGAGCGTGGGCACCCGGACGCAGAGCAGCGGCCGGCAGACCGAGGGGGGGCCCCGCAACGGCTACTCCGCCCGGGAGATCTCCAACCGCTACTCTGGCGAGGAGAAGACCTACAAGTCAGAGAAAGTCTCCAACTCCCTCTACATCAATGGTGACCTGCGCAAGAGCGAGAAGGTGAAGGTGGACATCTGCGGCAATGTGACTGCCAACAATGAGAAGAACCTGCCACCGCCTCCCCAGTACCGAGAGCCCAGTAACCCACCAAAGATTTTGCCGATCTCCGGCAAACTAGACCAG agCAATGAGCCCTTAGTTAGACCCTCAGCCTTTAAACCAGTAGTTCCTAAAAACTTCCATTCCATGCAGAATCTCTGCCCGCCGCAGAGCAACGGAAtggcagagaacagaaagagCTTGAACCATGCCAACAGCAATAGCCCATCCGCACCCAAGGGTGGACTCGACAAGAGCAGCCTTAACAGGACTACAAACCAAGGCGGGGGGCTCTCGGATTCAGGCCGTAACTCGCTCACGAGCTTGCCCACCTACGGGACGGGCTACAGCCAGCACGTGGGCCCCATGAGCGCCTCCACGAGCCACATCAACCGCATCGGGACCACCTACGTGGAGAAGAACATTGTGGGATACAACGGGATATCTACCTCAGACAGCGGGCGGTCCTCCAGCAAGAGCACCTCGTCCTTCAACAGACTGAACCATCTCAATGAAACTATGCCTTTCCACTCGCCCTCCACTGATGACATCATCCAGGACCTGGAGGACCGGCtgtgggagaaggagcaggaggtgctccagatGAGGAGGAACTTGGACAAGAGTGAGGCAGCCATCTTCCAGGTGTTCGAGGAGAAGCAGAAGATCTGGGAGAGGGAGATGGAGGACCTGAGGCAGAACTATGCCAACAAGTTGCAGCAGGTCTCCAAAAAGGCTCAGCGGGCTCAGCAGGCTCTGCAACTCCAAATCTTCAAGctccagcaggagaaaaaaaaactccagGATGACATGGGACAACTCCTCCAGCAAcgagaggagctggagaagaaatTTGTGGCTTTCAAGAAGGAGCAGGCTGAGTTTCTCCCAAAGATTGAAGAGACCAAGTGGGAG GTGTGCCAGAAGGCAGGGGAGatctccctgctcaagcagcagctgaaggactCCCAGGCTGACGTCTCCCAGAAGCTCAATGAAATTGTGGGACTGCGGTCGCAGCTCAAGGAAGGTAAGAACTTCCTAcgggagaaggaggagcagatCCTCACCTTGAAGGACTCCTACAGCTCCAAGAGCGTCAACCTGGAGATCTGCGAGGGCGAGCTGCAGAGGAAGATGAGTGAGGTCCAGGTGCTGAGGGAAAAACTGAACCACTGTGAGCTGGAGGTCTCCGGCCTGAAGCGGACACTTGCCAGCATGGGACCCGCGGGGTCTTTTGGCGGGGACCTTGGGGAGAAGCTGCGGGACCCGCTGGCCTGTGAGAGTGATGAGGCCAAGATGCAGCGGCAGAGCGAGGACAGCGTGAACACCCTGCGGAGGGAGGTGGAGCGGCTCCAGACAGAGCTGAAGCTGGAGCGGCAGCAGCGGGAGCAGCAGGTGATGGACTTCGAGGAGGAGCGGCGCACgtggcaggaggagaaggagaaagtcATCAAGTaccagaagcagctgcagctgaactATGTGGAGATGTACCAGAAGAaccagctcctggagcacaAGGTCAACGAGATGAACACGAAGGCCACCAGCCCCCCGCACACCGAGGAGAAGAAGACATGGACTCCCTCCAGACTCGAGCGAATAGAGTCCACTGAGATCTGA